A DNA window from Massilia putida contains the following coding sequences:
- a CDS encoding DUF2341 domain-containing protein, translated as MSAKFKAWALCAAACVLALPAWAGDTWAHKKKLTVDTTATGVEIKEEVAAAPLLVRLHSGNFTFSEARPDGADLRFYAADGKTPLAYHLDGFDAANELANAWVAVPKLAAGAKTDIVVAWGNPDAASAAAPAKTYDGAQLLVWHFGDGRAQDATANGNHGSANGVKPVAAGPIGAALAFDGGARIDVAPSASLKVGAASGMTFSAWVKPGAAGNGTLYAQRDGGKSLVIALNRGALTATGGGARVDGGTLKAGEWHHVAAVAGGGKLTFYVDGVAAGTGAFQVPDLGGSATVGEGFQGELDEVGVAATARSPGFIQAAAASQGPDSPLLSFSDDAAAESGGSVFGILMGAVTLDGWVVIGLLGVMAVVSFYVMISKAVTLRTTTRTNARFLALFKEKSEELLTPGHADTELALDQALARSPIQRLYAIGLRELSKRFEVQVREGRAQNLSAPAIDAIRAAMEAAMLRETQRLNSGLVLLTIAVAGGPFLGLLGTVVGVMITFAAIAAAGDVNVNAIAPGIAAALVATVAGLGVAIPALFGYNWLAAQIKNASNDTTVFVDEFLTRSAEVYS; from the coding sequence ATGAGTGCGAAGTTCAAGGCCTGGGCGCTGTGCGCCGCGGCGTGCGTGCTGGCGCTGCCGGCATGGGCGGGCGACACCTGGGCACACAAGAAGAAGCTGACCGTCGACACGACGGCGACGGGCGTCGAGATCAAGGAAGAAGTGGCCGCGGCGCCGCTGCTGGTGCGCCTGCACAGCGGGAATTTCACCTTCAGCGAGGCCAGGCCGGACGGCGCCGACCTGCGTTTCTACGCGGCCGACGGCAAGACCCCGCTGGCCTACCACCTGGACGGCTTCGATGCCGCGAACGAACTGGCCAACGCGTGGGTCGCGGTACCCAAGCTGGCGGCCGGCGCGAAGACCGACATCGTGGTTGCCTGGGGCAACCCGGACGCGGCCAGCGCGGCCGCGCCGGCCAAGACCTACGACGGCGCCCAGCTGCTGGTCTGGCACTTCGGCGACGGCCGCGCGCAGGACGCGACCGCGAACGGCAACCACGGCAGCGCGAACGGCGTGAAGCCGGTGGCCGCCGGCCCGATCGGCGCCGCGCTCGCGTTCGACGGCGGCGCGCGGATCGACGTCGCTCCGTCCGCGAGCCTGAAGGTCGGCGCGGCCAGCGGCATGACGTTCAGCGCCTGGGTCAAGCCCGGCGCGGCCGGCAACGGCACGCTGTACGCGCAGCGCGACGGCGGCAAGAGCCTCGTCATCGCGCTGAACCGGGGCGCGCTGACGGCGACCGGCGGCGGCGCGCGCGTGGACGGGGGCACGCTCAAGGCGGGTGAATGGCACCACGTCGCCGCGGTCGCGGGCGGCGGCAAGCTGACCTTCTACGTCGACGGGGTGGCGGCCGGCACGGGCGCATTCCAGGTCCCCGACCTGGGCGGATCGGCCACCGTCGGCGAAGGGTTCCAGGGCGAACTCGACGAAGTGGGCGTGGCGGCCACGGCGCGCAGTCCCGGCTTCATCCAGGCCGCGGCCGCGAGCCAGGGCCCCGATTCGCCGCTGCTGTCGTTCTCGGACGATGCTGCCGCCGAGAGCGGCGGCTCCGTGTTCGGCATCCTGATGGGCGCCGTGACGCTCGACGGCTGGGTCGTGATCGGCCTGTTGGGCGTCATGGCCGTCGTCAGTTTCTACGTCATGATCAGCAAGGCGGTCACGCTGCGCACGACCACCCGGACGAATGCGCGGTTCCTGGCGTTGTTCAAGGAAAAATCGGAGGAACTGCTCACGCCTGGGCACGCGGATACCGAGCTGGCCCTCGACCAGGCCCTGGCGCGCTCGCCGATCCAGCGGCTGTACGCGATCGGCCTGCGCGAACTGTCGAAGCGCTTCGAAGTCCAGGTGCGCGAGGGCCGTGCCCAGAACCTGTCGGCCCCGGCCATCGACGCGATCCGGGCGGCGATGGAAGCGGCCATGCTGCGCGAGACCCAGCGCCTGAACAGCGGCCTGGTGCTGCTGACGATCGCCGTGGCGGGCGGGCCGTTCCTCGGCCTGCTGGGCACCGTGGTCGGCGTGATGATCACGTTCGCCGCCATCGCGGCGGCCGGCGACGTGAACGTGAACGCGATCGCGCCCGGCATCGCGGCGGCGCTGGTGGCGACCGTGGCCGGCCTCGGCGTCGCGATCCCGGCCCTGTTCGGCTACAACTGGCTGGCGGCGCAGATCAAGAACGCGAGCAACGACACCACCGTGTTCGTCGACGAGTTCCTGACGCGCTCGGCCGAAGTCTACTCCTGA